A genomic region of Dehalococcoidales bacterium contains the following coding sequences:
- a CDS encoding 4Fe-4S binding protein, with protein sequence MRVDKGRCEGCLECVAYCPVAAIKVVSSEFRVVIDEEECVECGCCLRSGVCEDQALWQPELTWPRIIRAQFSDPCVAHPSTDVTGRGTEETKTNDVTGRYRRGYIGIAAELGRPGIGTRLEDVEKVAQAVLSLGVGFEEDNPTYDLFADVTTGELRDDVRQERVLSAILEFSTTVAKAPQVLAALAKVAGEVDTVISVDIASRLEVDGGVPAERVAREAGFEIRPNGKSNLGLGRPAAAV encoded by the coding sequence ATGCGAGTAGATAAAGGACGGTGCGAAGGCTGCCTGGAGTGTGTCGCCTACTGTCCCGTAGCCGCCATCAAGGTGGTGTCGTCGGAGTTCAGGGTCGTCATCGACGAGGAGGAATGCGTCGAGTGCGGGTGCTGCCTGCGCTCGGGCGTCTGTGAGGACCAGGCACTATGGCAGCCGGAGTTGACCTGGCCCCGTATCATCAGGGCCCAGTTCAGCGACCCCTGCGTTGCCCACCCCTCTACCGATGTCACCGGTCGCGGTACCGAAGAGACCAAGACCAACGATGTCACTGGCCGCTATCGCCGTGGTTATATCGGCATCGCCGCGGAACTGGGGCGTCCCGGCATCGGTACCAGGCTGGAGGATGTGGAAAAGGTAGCTCAGGCAGTGCTTTCCCTCGGCGTGGGTTTTGAAGAAGATAATCCTACCTATGACCTGTTTGCCGACGTCACCACGGGCGAGCTGCGCGATGATGTCCGTCAGGAGCGGGTGCTTTCCGCGATTCTTGAGTTCAGTACCACGGTGGCTAAGGCGCCACAGGTGCTGGCCGCGCTGGCAAAAGTAGCCGGAGAGGTTGATACCGTTATCAGCGTGGATATTGCCTCCCGGCTGGAGGTTGACGGCGGCGTGCCTGCTGAGAGAGTCGCTCGTGAAGCGGGCTTCGAGATACGACCCAACGGAAAGAGTAACCTGGGGCTGGGGCGACCCGCCGCTGCTGTCTAG
- a CDS encoding alpha/beta fold hydrolase, with product MPKARVNGIELFYEVHGQGYPVVLAHGFSSSHEAWQPQVEVFSREYRFITYDARGHGQSTSPPSPDQYSPDIVAEDLRQLLGVLDVKKAVVGGISMGGYESLSFYLNYPEMVTALILADTGPGYRNPARREEWNRQYEERVKVIEAEGKHPPGVIHMARKVVMQHDSRVIESLDKIKVPTLLLVGENDTPYLAAGEYMAKVIPGAKHVVIPDAGHSCNRDNPEFFSRTVLDFLKKLNLPQD from the coding sequence ATGCCTAAAGCCAGGGTCAACGGCATCGAGCTTTTCTACGAAGTCCACGGGCAGGGATACCCTGTGGTCTTGGCGCACGGATTTTCGTCATCTCACGAGGCCTGGCAGCCCCAGGTAGAGGTTTTTTCCCGGGAGTACCGTTTCATCACCTATGACGCCCGGGGACATGGCCAGTCGACAAGTCCCCCTTCCCCCGACCAGTATTCCCCGGATATCGTGGCGGAAGACCTTCGCCAGCTTCTGGGAGTCCTGGATGTAAAAAAGGCGGTGGTGGGTGGAATCTCCATGGGCGGCTATGAATCGCTCAGCTTCTATTTAAATTATCCCGAGATGGTGACGGCGCTCATCCTGGCGGATACCGGCCCCGGCTACCGCAATCCGGCCCGCCGGGAGGAGTGGAACCGCCAGTATGAGGAGCGGGTTAAGGTTATCGAGGCTGAAGGCAAGCACCCGCCGGGAGTGATTCACATGGCACGCAAAGTGGTCATGCAGCACGATTCCCGGGTCATCGAGAGCCTGGACAAAATCAAGGTACCGACCCTGCTACTGGTGGGAGAGAATGACACCCCTTACCTGGCAGCAGGGGAGTATATGGCCAAGGTTATCCCCGGAGCGAAACATGTGGTGATTCCTGACGCGGGTCATTCCTGTAACCGGGACAACCCGGAGTTTTTCAGCCGGACGGTGCTTGACTTCCTGAAGAAACTGAACCTGCCTCAAGACTAG